Proteins from one Nitrobacteraceae bacterium AZCC 2146 genomic window:
- a CDS encoding peroxiredoxin (product_source=COG0678; cath_funfam=3.40.30.10; cog=COG0678; ko=KO:K24138; pfam=PF08534; superfamily=52833), whose product MTIKVGDKLPEAKFRVMTAEGPQVKSTDDVFKGKKVALFAVPGAYTGTCHKMHMPSIFLNAYALKDKGVETIAVVSVNDAFVMNAWKKDTDLRDEAIFLADGNAEFAKAIGMELDASGNGLGIRSKRYSMLVEDGVVTKFNLEPNPGKVEVSGGDTLLGQL is encoded by the coding sequence ATGACCATCAAAGTTGGCGACAAGCTGCCCGAAGCAAAATTTCGCGTGATGACCGCGGAAGGTCCGCAGGTCAAAAGCACCGACGACGTCTTCAAGGGCAAGAAGGTTGCGCTGTTCGCGGTGCCCGGCGCCTATACCGGCACCTGCCACAAGATGCACATGCCGAGCATTTTCCTCAACGCCTACGCGCTGAAGGACAAGGGCGTCGAGACCATCGCGGTGGTCTCCGTCAACGATGCCTTCGTGATGAACGCCTGGAAGAAGGACACCGACCTGCGCGACGAGGCGATCTTCCTCGCCGACGGCAATGCCGAATTCGCCAAGGCGATCGGCATGGAGCTGGACGCGTCGGGCAACGGCCTCGGCATCCGCTCGAAGCGCTATTCGATGCTGGTGGAAGACGGCGTCGTCACCAAGTTCAACCTCGAGCCGAACCCCGGCAAGGTCGAAGTTTCGGGCGGCGATACGCTGCTCGGTCAGCTGTGA
- a CDS encoding hypothetical protein (product_source=Hypo-rule applied): MAINTGLVILRCSPQASLAGCGHGRMRPILRGRRKGDGAFGMSAIALMPEMTAEYEERPAYAAAFFSSRNSRRRILPTLVFGSEVRNSICLGTL, from the coding sequence ATGGCTATCAACACCGGCCTCGTCATCCTGAGGTGCTCGCCGCAGGCGAGCCTCGCAGGATGCGGCCACGGGCGCATGCGGCCCATCCTTCGAGGCCGTCGCAAGGGCGACGGCGCCTTCGGCATGAGCGCGATTGCACTCATGCCTGAGATGACGGCGGAGTACGAGGAGCGGCCGGCCTACGCCGCTGCCTTCTTCTCGTCGCGCAATTCGCGGCGCAGGATCTTGCCGACATTGGTCTTCGGCAGCGAGGTGCGGAATTCGATCTGCTTGGGCACCTTGTAG
- a CDS encoding long-chain acyl-CoA synthetase (product_source=KO:K01897; cath_funfam=2.30.38.10,3.30.300.30,3.40.50.980; cog=COG0318; ko=KO:K01897; pfam=PF00501,PF13193; superfamily=56801; transmembrane_helix_parts=Inside_1_252,TMhelix_253_275,Outside_276_560) — translation MERIWLKQYPAGVPADVDVNLYPSLVDLLEESFAKFRDRKAFICMDKSITYRELDEMSAALGAYLQSKGLAKGARVALMMPNVLQYPVATAAVLRAGYAVVNVNPLYTPRELEHQLKDSGAEAIIVLENFAATVQQVIAKTAVKHVIVGSMGDMLGLKGVIVNLVVRRVKKMVPAYTLPGAVPFNDALAAGRSLKLSKPEISRDDVAFLQYTGGTTGVSKGATLLHRNILANVLQNDAWLQPALRKPPHVEQLFIVCALPLYHIFALTACFLLAMRAGGVNLLIPNPRDMPGFVKELMKYQVNSFPAVNTLYNGLLHTPGFDQVDFSKLKISNGGGMAVQKAVAEAWLKTTGCFVAEGYGLSETSPTLTCNPADVDQFNGTIGVPVPSTYISIRDDDGKEVPLGEPGEICAKGPQIMSGYWNRPDETAKVMTADGYFRTGDIGIMTADGFTKIVDRKKDMILVSGFNVYPNEVEDVIASHPGVLECAVIGVADERTGEAVKAFVVRKDPGLTAEDIIKFCGTQLTNYKVPKQIEFRTSLPKTNVGKILRRELRDEKKAAA, via the coding sequence ATGGAGCGGATCTGGCTCAAGCAATATCCGGCCGGCGTGCCGGCGGACGTCGACGTGAATCTGTATCCGTCGCTGGTCGATCTGCTGGAAGAAAGCTTTGCGAAGTTTCGCGACCGCAAGGCGTTCATCTGCATGGACAAGTCGATCACCTATCGCGAGCTCGACGAGATGTCGGCGGCGCTCGGCGCCTATCTGCAGAGCAAGGGTCTCGCCAAGGGCGCGCGCGTCGCGCTGATGATGCCGAATGTGCTGCAATATCCGGTGGCGACCGCCGCGGTGCTGCGTGCCGGCTATGCGGTGGTCAACGTCAATCCGCTCTACACGCCGCGCGAGCTGGAACACCAGCTCAAGGATTCCGGCGCCGAGGCGATCATCGTGCTGGAGAATTTCGCCGCCACCGTGCAGCAGGTAATCGCGAAGACCGCGGTGAAGCATGTCATCGTCGGCAGCATGGGCGACATGCTCGGGCTCAAGGGCGTGATCGTCAATCTGGTGGTCCGCCGCGTCAAGAAGATGGTGCCGGCCTATACGCTGCCTGGCGCGGTGCCGTTTAACGATGCGTTGGCCGCCGGACGCAGCCTGAAGCTCAGCAAGCCGGAGATCAGCCGCGACGATGTCGCCTTCCTGCAATATACCGGCGGCACAACCGGCGTGTCGAAGGGCGCAACGCTGCTCCACCGCAACATCCTCGCCAATGTGCTGCAGAACGACGCCTGGCTGCAGCCGGCGCTGCGCAAGCCGCCGCATGTCGAGCAGCTGTTCATCGTCTGCGCGCTGCCGCTGTATCATATCTTCGCGCTGACCGCCTGCTTCCTGCTGGCGATGCGCGCCGGTGGCGTCAACCTGCTGATCCCGAATCCGCGCGACATGCCGGGCTTCGTCAAGGAACTGATGAAGTATCAGGTCAACAGCTTCCCGGCGGTCAATACGCTCTACAACGGGCTGCTGCATACGCCGGGCTTCGACCAGGTCGACTTCTCCAAGCTGAAAATCTCGAACGGCGGCGGCATGGCGGTGCAGAAGGCCGTCGCGGAAGCCTGGCTGAAGACAACCGGCTGTTTCGTGGCCGAAGGCTACGGCCTGTCGGAGACCTCGCCGACCCTGACCTGCAATCCCGCCGATGTCGACCAGTTCAACGGCACCATCGGCGTGCCGGTGCCCTCGACCTATATTTCGATCCGCGACGACGACGGCAAGGAAGTGCCGCTCGGTGAGCCCGGCGAGATCTGCGCCAAGGGTCCGCAAATCATGTCCGGCTACTGGAACCGGCCCGACGAGACCGCCAAGGTGATGACGGCGGACGGCTATTTCCGCACCGGCGACATCGGCATCATGACCGCGGATGGCTTCACCAAGATCGTTGACCGCAAGAAGGATATGATCCTGGTGTCCGGCTTCAACGTCTATCCGAACGAGGTCGAGGACGTCATCGCCAGCCACCCCGGCGTGCTGGAATGCGCGGTCATCGGCGTCGCCGACGAGCGCACCGGCGAGGCGGTGAAAGCCTTTGTCGTCCGCAAGGATCCTGGCCTGACGGCGGAGGACATCATCAAGTTCTGCGGCACCCAGCTGACCAACTACAAGGTGCCCAAGCAGATCGAATTCCGCACCTCGCTGCCGAAGACCAATGTCGGCAAGATCCTGCGCCGCGAATTGCGCGACGAGAAGAAGGCAGCGGCGTAG
- a CDS encoding D-alanyl-D-alanine carboxypeptidase (product_source=KO:K01286; cath_funfam=3.40.710.10; cog=COG1686; ko=KO:K01286; pfam=PF00768; superfamily=56601), producing MPFFSASPRLLSLNWIVVVAGLAMATIAPRAASAEALLVVEADSGKVLQAENATYPWYPASVTKLMTAYVVLKAVKDGRVTLDTLVTVSPAAAAQSPSKMGFKPGTQLTIDNAMKMMMVKSANDMAVVLAEGIGGSIDGFSDQMNATALKLGMTQTHYVNPNGLPADGHVTSARDLAILARAIIRDLPEYEYFVHIPSMKFGRRITQNFNKLIGRFPGADGMKTGFICASGYNLVATATRNGKRLIAVVLGASSGQDRAIKAAQLLERGFANNNLTWLRPALGTVDSLAPIDAAPPNLRDEMCGPKRKRPATDADEDVVASSENSSNNVMTFFTAGLQPPTLRPVDMIAAAAAPSEPVIVYIGPKKTGADLIAANAVEEARQTPKPKGKKSRIAAKKPDAAADTKDAKTKDAKPAATAEAKPAAKPAGIKQAAVKPDAVAKPVAAAAKPAAKPAAAVAAKPATPAKPKAAAKPAPKATTGEAKPAAATAPRT from the coding sequence GTGCCATTTTTCTCCGCATCCCCTCGCCTGCTATCGTTGAACTGGATCGTTGTCGTTGCGGGGCTTGCGATGGCAACGATCGCGCCGCGAGCGGCCAGCGCCGAAGCGCTGCTGGTGGTCGAAGCCGATAGCGGCAAGGTGCTGCAGGCCGAGAACGCCACCTATCCATGGTATCCCGCCTCAGTCACCAAGCTGATGACCGCCTATGTCGTGCTGAAGGCGGTGAAGGACGGACGGGTGACGCTGGATACGCTGGTGACGGTGTCGCCGGCGGCGGCGGCGCAGTCGCCCTCGAAGATGGGCTTCAAGCCCGGCACCCAGCTCACCATCGACAACGCCATGAAGATGATGATGGTGAAGTCGGCCAACGACATGGCCGTGGTGCTGGCCGAAGGCATTGGCGGCTCGATCGATGGCTTTTCCGATCAGATGAACGCCACCGCGCTGAAGCTCGGCATGACCCAGACCCATTACGTCAACCCGAACGGCCTGCCGGCCGACGGGCATGTCACGTCGGCCCGCGACCTTGCGATTCTCGCCCGTGCGATCATTCGCGACCTGCCGGAGTACGAGTATTTCGTCCATATCCCCTCGATGAAGTTCGGCCGCAGGATAACGCAGAATTTCAACAAGCTGATCGGCCGCTTCCCCGGCGCCGACGGCATGAAGACCGGCTTCATCTGCGCCTCCGGCTACAATCTGGTGGCGACGGCCACCCGCAACGGCAAGCGGCTGATCGCCGTGGTGCTCGGCGCCTCGTCCGGCCAGGACCGCGCCATCAAGGCGGCGCAACTGCTGGAGCGCGGCTTTGCCAACAACAATCTGACCTGGTTGCGACCGGCGCTCGGCACCGTCGATAGTCTCGCGCCGATCGACGCCGCGCCGCCGAACCTGCGCGACGAGATGTGCGGACCGAAACGCAAGCGGCCGGCCACCGACGCCGACGAGGACGTCGTCGCGAGCAGCGAAAACAGCAGCAACAACGTCATGACGTTCTTCACCGCCGGCCTGCAGCCGCCGACGTTGCGCCCCGTGGACATGATCGCGGCGGCGGCGGCGCCGTCCGAGCCGGTGATCGTCTATATCGGCCCGAAGAAGACCGGCGCCGACCTGATCGCGGCTAACGCCGTCGAAGAAGCCAGGCAGACGCCGAAGCCGAAAGGCAAGAAGTCGCGGATTGCGGCAAAGAAGCCGGACGCGGCAGCCGATACCAAGGACGCCAAGACCAAAGACGCCAAGCCTGCGGCGACAGCCGAGGCGAAGCCAGCCGCCAAACCGGCCGGCATCAAGCAAGCCGCGGTAAAGCCGGACGCCGTTGCCAAGCCGGTAGCCGCTGCGGCAAAACCCGCCGCCAAGCCTGCGGCTGCCGTTGCCGCCAAACCGGCCACTCCAGCCAAGCCGAAAGCCGCGGCCAAGCCTGCGCCGAAGGCCACAACCGGCGAAGCCAAACCGGCCGCCGCCACAGCTCCGCGCACCTAG
- a CDS encoding glucan exporter ATP-binding protein (product_source=TIGR01192; cath_funfam=1.20.1560.10,3.40.50.300; cog=COG1132; ko=KO:K24819; pfam=PF00005,PF00664; smart=SM00382; superfamily=52540,90123; tigrfam=TIGR01192; transmembrane_helix_parts=Inside_1_20,TMhelix_21_43,Outside_44_65,TMhelix_66_88,Inside_89_133,TMhelix_134_156,Outside_157_165,TMhelix_166_185,Inside_186_261,TMhelix_262_284,Outside_285_598): MIRLYTRVLQLLGKEKRLGWILAFANLLLAGAQFAEPVLFGRIIDVLSGNLSTAALDTQVASPWPLLAAWVAFGLFTIACGAVVALHADRLAHRQRQAVLTDYFEHIMQLPLTFHTGTHSGRLMKVMLQGTDALWRLWLGFFREHFASIVSLIVLLPLSIYINWRLAILLAVLCIVFTVLTTLVVRKTSGMQSEVEEHYGDLSARASDALGNVALVQSFVRVDAEVQGLRSVADQLLAAQMPVLSWWALVTVMTRASTTITVLAIFTVGIALHQQGLTTVGEIVMFVSFATMLIQRLEQVVSFINGVFMEAPRLQDFFNVLDAVPAVRDRIDAIDPGRLQGMVEFNDVSFSYDGKRPAVEDLSFVALPGQTIALVGATGAGKSTAIALLHRAFDPQSGFIRIDGMDVRGLTLSALRRNIGVVFQEALLFNRSIADNLRVGKPDATDDELRIAAARAQALDFIERSDRKFETNAGERGRMLSGGERQRLSIARALLKDPPILILDEATSALDAVTEAKVNAALDEVMKGRTTFVIAHRLSTIRNATRILVFENGRVIESGTFDELVMQGGHFAELAAAQFMIQEKARASMALPDAASPL, from the coding sequence ATGATCCGTCTCTACACCCGTGTGCTGCAATTGCTCGGCAAGGAGAAGCGGCTCGGCTGGATCCTGGCCTTCGCCAACCTGCTGCTGGCCGGCGCGCAATTCGCCGAACCGGTCTTGTTCGGCCGCATCATCGACGTGCTCTCCGGCAATCTTTCCACCGCCGCGCTCGACACCCAGGTAGCCTCGCCATGGCCATTGCTCGCGGCATGGGTGGCCTTCGGGCTGTTCACGATTGCCTGCGGCGCCGTCGTCGCGCTGCATGCCGACCGCCTCGCCCATCGCCAGCGCCAGGCCGTGCTGACCGACTACTTCGAACACATCATGCAGCTGCCGTTGACCTTCCATACCGGCACCCATTCCGGCCGGCTGATGAAGGTGATGCTGCAGGGAACCGATGCGCTGTGGCGGCTGTGGCTCGGATTCTTCCGCGAGCATTTCGCGTCGATCGTGTCGCTGATCGTGCTGCTGCCGCTTTCGATCTACATCAACTGGCGGCTCGCCATCCTGCTCGCCGTCCTGTGCATCGTCTTCACCGTGCTGACCACCCTCGTCGTGCGCAAGACTTCGGGGATGCAGAGCGAGGTCGAGGAGCACTACGGCGATCTGTCGGCGCGCGCCTCGGACGCGCTCGGCAACGTCGCGCTGGTGCAGAGTTTTGTGCGCGTCGATGCCGAGGTGCAGGGGCTGCGCTCGGTGGCCGACCAGTTGCTGGCGGCGCAGATGCCGGTGCTGTCGTGGTGGGCGCTGGTGACCGTGATGACGCGGGCCTCGACCACTATCACCGTACTGGCGATCTTCACGGTCGGCATCGCGCTGCATCAGCAGGGTCTGACCACGGTCGGCGAGATCGTGATGTTCGTGAGCTTCGCCACCATGCTGATCCAGCGCCTCGAACAGGTGGTCTCCTTCATCAACGGCGTGTTCATGGAAGCGCCACGGCTGCAGGACTTCTTCAACGTGCTCGACGCCGTGCCGGCGGTGCGCGACCGCATCGACGCCATCGACCCCGGCCGGCTGCAGGGCATGGTCGAATTCAACGACGTGTCGTTCTCCTATGACGGCAAGCGGCCCGCGGTCGAGGACCTCTCCTTCGTCGCGCTGCCGGGCCAGACCATCGCACTGGTCGGCGCCACCGGTGCCGGCAAGTCCACCGCCATTGCGCTGCTGCATCGCGCCTTCGATCCGCAGTCCGGCTTCATCCGGATCGACGGCATGGATGTCCGCGGCCTGACCTTGTCGGCGCTGCGCCGGAACATCGGCGTCGTGTTCCAGGAAGCGCTGCTGTTCAACCGCTCGATCGCCGACAATCTGCGCGTCGGCAAGCCTGACGCCACCGATGACGAATTGCGCATCGCCGCTGCGCGCGCCCAGGCACTCGACTTCATCGAGCGCAGCGACCGCAAATTCGAAACCAACGCCGGCGAGCGCGGCCGCATGCTGTCCGGCGGCGAACGGCAGCGGCTGTCGATTGCCCGCGCGCTGCTGAAGGACCCGCCGATCCTGATTCTCGACGAAGCCACCAGCGCGCTCGATGCCGTCACCGAGGCGAAAGTGAACGCCGCTCTCGATGAAGTGATGAAGGGGCGCACCACCTTCGTGATCGCGCACCGGCTGTCCACCATCCGCAACGCCACGCGAATTCTCGTCTTCGAGAACGGCCGCGTGATCGAAAGCGGAACGTTCGATGAACTGGTGATGCAGGGCGGCCATTTCGCCGAGCTCGCGGCAGCCCAGTTCATGATTCAGGAAAAAGCACGCGCCAGCATGGCCTTGCCGGACGCAGCGTCGCCCCTGTGA
- a CDS encoding NitT/TauT family transport system substrate-binding protein (product_source=KO:K02051; cath_funfam=3.40.190.10; cleavage_site_network=SignalP-noTM; cog=COG0715; ko=KO:K02051; pfam=PF09084; superfamily=53850) codes for MRDVVKPFSRRLLAVSMSVLAVVCAGATPGRASDEPKAPVAIQFSLDRPIDAVAAPFVLASTRGLYRAEKLAVSTNIASGTSDAIARVASGASDMALADINALVRYRDAADASPIKAVFVLLNKAPYAIIARKSRGVTSLDSLEGKTLGIADGDLAIRLWPALAHKNGIKPASVKQEKISAAVREPMLSAGQVDAVTGFSYLSAVNLRDRGVPADDLAVFRFADYGSVAYGLAVIVNPKFAADKPEAVKGFVRAVAAATQLTIKQPAQAIDDVVTQMESGSRDLELERLRVVIHDNILTDDVKRDGLGGADPARLETSIGEIAESFTFRARPAASDIFDDSFLPGSIGRKIN; via the coding sequence ATGCGTGATGTCGTGAAACCCTTCTCCCGCCGATTGCTGGCCGTCTCGATGAGCGTGCTGGCTGTTGTCTGTGCCGGCGCGACGCCGGGCCGGGCTTCGGACGAGCCCAAGGCACCCGTCGCGATCCAGTTTTCGCTCGATCGCCCGATCGATGCCGTCGCCGCGCCCTTCGTGCTGGCTTCCACGCGCGGCCTGTACCGGGCCGAGAAGCTGGCCGTCTCGACCAATATCGCCAGCGGCACCTCCGACGCCATCGCCCGCGTCGCGTCGGGCGCCAGCGACATGGCGCTGGCCGATATCAACGCGCTGGTGCGCTATCGCGACGCCGCCGATGCCTCGCCGATCAAGGCGGTGTTCGTGCTGCTCAACAAGGCGCCCTACGCCATCATCGCCCGCAAGAGCCGCGGCGTCACCTCGCTCGACAGCCTTGAAGGCAAAACGCTCGGCATCGCCGACGGCGATCTCGCGATCCGACTGTGGCCGGCGCTGGCGCACAAGAACGGCATCAAGCCCGCCAGCGTGAAGCAGGAGAAGATCAGCGCCGCGGTGCGCGAGCCGATGCTGTCGGCGGGCCAGGTCGACGCCGTCACCGGCTTCTCCTATCTCTCCGCCGTCAATCTGCGCGACCGCGGCGTGCCCGCCGACGACCTCGCGGTATTTCGCTTTGCCGACTACGGCAGCGTCGCCTACGGGCTCGCGGTGATCGTCAATCCGAAATTCGCCGCCGACAAGCCCGAGGCGGTGAAGGGTTTTGTGCGCGCCGTCGCCGCGGCAACACAGCTCACCATCAAGCAGCCGGCGCAGGCGATCGATGACGTGGTGACCCAGATGGAAAGCGGCTCGCGCGACCTCGAGCTCGAACGGCTGCGGGTCGTTATCCACGACAACATCCTGACCGACGACGTCAAGCGCGACGGGCTGGGCGGCGCCGACCCTGCCCGGCTGGAGACGTCGATCGGCGAGATCGCCGAGAGTTTTACCTTCCGCGCGCGCCCGGCCGCTTCCGACATTTTCGACGATTCATTTCTGCCGGGTTCGATCGGCCGCAAGATCAACTGA
- a CDS encoding hypothetical protein (product_source=Hypo-rule applied; cleavage_site_network=SignalP-noTM; superfamily=161084; transmembrane_helix_parts=Inside_1_12,TMhelix_13_35,Outside_36_67,TMhelix_68_87,Inside_88_140) has translation MFARKSSFSSTARGAILATVAAVALTSFAPSAVMAAPAAKGVSASHGSSDATDFSSARRRYYRGNGNAAGLAAFGAIVGTIGAIAATQSRRDYYYDNGPGYGYYGGGPAYYDGGPVYYGGGPYRGYGGGYGYDNSRRMTW, from the coding sequence ATGTTCGCACGCAAGAGTTCGTTTTCTTCCACCGCCCGCGGCGCTATTCTGGCGACTGTCGCAGCGGTGGCCCTGACGTCCTTTGCGCCGTCGGCCGTCATGGCTGCACCGGCTGCCAAGGGCGTATCCGCGAGCCATGGTAGCAGCGATGCCACCGATTTCAGCTCGGCGCGCCGTCGGTACTATCGTGGCAATGGCAATGCCGCCGGACTCGCCGCTTTCGGAGCCATCGTCGGCACCATCGGCGCCATTGCGGCCACCCAGAGCCGGCGGGACTATTATTACGATAACGGCCCCGGATATGGCTATTACGGTGGTGGTCCCGCTTATTATGACGGCGGCCCGGTCTATTATGGCGGTGGCCCGTATCGCGGCTATGGCGGCGGATACGGCTACGACAACTCCCGTCGCATGACCTGGTAA
- a CDS encoding phosphoribosyl-ATP pyrophosphohydrolase (product_source=KO:K01523; cath_funfam=1.10.287.1080; cog=COG0140; ko=KO:K01523; pfam=PF01503; superfamily=101386; tigrfam=TIGR03188): MSDSLNRLYQAVITAKDLDPAVSRTARLFQRGPAKMAKKLAEEAIEVVIDAVNRKPDAVIRESADLLYNLMVLWASAGVRPDQVWAEMNRREDMLGIAEKLPKAPKPAKPAAKPVAAQTARRPIVAVEGRRLRKLS; the protein is encoded by the coding sequence ATGAGTGATTCGCTCAACCGGCTCTACCAGGCGGTGATCACGGCCAAGGATCTCGATCCGGCGGTGTCGCGGACGGCACGGCTGTTTCAGCGTGGCCCGGCCAAGATGGCCAAGAAACTGGCCGAAGAGGCGATCGAGGTCGTCATCGATGCGGTCAACCGCAAGCCCGATGCCGTGATCCGCGAAAGCGCCGACCTGCTCTATAATCTGATGGTGCTGTGGGCTTCAGCTGGTGTTCGGCCCGATCAGGTCTGGGCCGAGATGAACCGCCGCGAAGACATGCTCGGCATTGCCGAGAAACTCCCGAAGGCGCCGAAACCGGCCAAGCCGGCAGCCAAGCCTGTCGCTGCTCAAACGGCGCGGCGGCCAATTGTCGCGGTCGAAGGCCGCCGCCTTCGCAAGCTCAGCTGA
- a CDS encoding membrane protein YqaA with SNARE-associated domain (product_source=COG1238; cog=COG1238; pfam=PF09335; transmembrane_helix_parts=Inside_1_51,TMhelix_52_74,Outside_75_106,TMhelix_107_129,Inside_130_133,TMhelix_134_156,Outside_157_170,TMhelix_171_190,Inside_191_193) — translation MLRRIYDWCIDAAHKPYALWIMGAVSFAESSFFPVPPDVMLIPMALARPERAWLYAMVCTVTSVLGGVLGYAIGAVLYDSVGHWVINFYGYGDKVEAFRAGYAEYGAWIILLKGLTPIPFKLVTITSGFANYNIWMFIGLSMIARGGRFFLVAILLNRYGVWIREAIEKRLGLWVALGVGVLVLGFIIAFRMF, via the coding sequence ATGCTCAGACGTATCTATGATTGGTGCATTGACGCCGCCCACAAGCCCTACGCGCTCTGGATAATGGGAGCGGTATCGTTTGCAGAGAGTTCCTTCTTCCCGGTGCCTCCGGATGTGATGCTGATTCCGATGGCGCTGGCGCGTCCGGAGCGGGCTTGGCTCTATGCCATGGTGTGCACCGTCACCTCGGTGCTCGGGGGCGTGCTCGGCTATGCCATTGGCGCGGTGCTGTATGATTCCGTCGGTCACTGGGTGATCAATTTCTACGGCTATGGCGACAAGGTCGAGGCGTTCCGCGCCGGCTATGCCGAATACGGCGCGTGGATCATCCTGCTGAAGGGGCTGACGCCCATTCCCTTCAAGCTTGTCACCATCACGTCAGGCTTTGCGAATTATAACATCTGGATGTTCATCGGGCTGTCGATGATCGCCCGCGGCGGCCGGTTCTTCCTCGTCGCCATCCTGCTCAACCGGTATGGCGTGTGGATCCGCGAAGCCATCGAGAAGCGTCTGGGACTGTGGGTCGCGCTTGGCGTCGGCGTGCTGGTGCTTGGCTTCATCATCGCTTTCCGGATGTTCTAG
- a CDS encoding hypothetical protein (product_source=Hypo-rule applied), which produces MSDLTNLPNGATRSCILATLATLIIAAAAPCVWSQVAQSPASPVAPVPAPDQPAPPPAAPPSPENPGLINEIGKLFKKSTSIFPALPAFPSFKSPGQTIDDFNAGAKGATDALPQLTTMVKGRMACPVAANGAPDCKTASDRLCQSKGFKDGKSLDTDAAQSCNPKALLSGRKPEEGDCKTENYVTRALCQ; this is translated from the coding sequence ATGTCTGATTTGACGAACCTGCCGAACGGGGCCACCCGCAGCTGTATCCTCGCCACTTTGGCGACGTTGATCATCGCCGCGGCAGCGCCATGCGTCTGGTCGCAGGTGGCGCAGTCTCCGGCTTCGCCGGTCGCCCCGGTCCCGGCGCCCGACCAGCCCGCGCCGCCACCGGCTGCACCTCCGTCGCCCGAAAATCCCGGCCTGATCAACGAAATCGGCAAGCTGTTCAAGAAATCGACGTCGATCTTTCCGGCGCTGCCGGCGTTCCCCTCGTTCAAGAGTCCCGGCCAGACCATCGACGATTTCAATGCAGGCGCCAAAGGGGCTACCGACGCGCTGCCGCAACTGACGACCATGGTGAAAGGCCGCATGGCGTGTCCCGTCGCCGCCAATGGCGCGCCGGACTGCAAGACCGCCTCCGACCGGCTTTGCCAGAGCAAGGGCTTCAAGGACGGCAAGAGCCTCGACACCGACGCGGCTCAAAGCTGTAACCCCAAAGCCCTGTTATCCGGCCGCAAGCCCGAGGAGGGCGACTGCAAGACCGAAAACTACGTCACCCGGGCGCTCTGCCAGTAG